The Desulforegula conservatrix Mb1Pa genome has a window encoding:
- the msrA gene encoding peptide-methionine (S)-S-oxide reductase MsrA, whose protein sequence is MSTSSILILFSFFFISLIISPYSSKAEDNSEIATFAGGCFWCMEKPFEELEGIKEVVSGYTGGTKENPTYHEVSSGSSGHVEAVQIVFDPKKISYDKLLDVFWRQIDPTDENGQFVDRGSQYRSSIYYHSEDQKKQAEASKEALNKSGRFKKPIKTEIIPATVFYKAEEYHQDYYKNNPVRYKFYRFNSGRDQFLEKIWKKEPGASSSSTNGAFIRPSDEELKKILTPLQFHVIRENGTEKPFENEFWNNKEEGLYVDIVSGEPLFSSADKFDSGTGWPSFTKAVNPNNIIEKTDKSIFMTRTEVRSRKADSHLGHVFNDGPKPKGLRYCINSASMKFIPKADMGKLGYGDY, encoded by the coding sequence ATGTCTACAAGCAGTATTTTAATATTATTCTCATTTTTTTTTATATCACTTATTATCTCACCATATAGTTCAAAAGCAGAAGATAATTCAGAAATAGCTACTTTTGCAGGCGGTTGTTTCTGGTGTATGGAAAAACCTTTTGAAGAATTGGAAGGAATAAAAGAGGTTGTTTCCGGATACACGGGCGGTACAAAGGAAAACCCGACATATCATGAAGTATCTTCGGGATCTTCCGGCCATGTTGAAGCTGTCCAGATTGTTTTTGATCCTAAGAAAATATCCTACGACAAGCTTCTTGATGTTTTCTGGAGGCAGATAGATCCTACGGACGAAAACGGCCAGTTCGTTGACAGAGGCTCGCAATACAGAAGCTCTATTTATTATCATTCTGAAGATCAAAAGAAACAGGCCGAGGCTTCTAAAGAAGCTTTAAATAAATCAGGAAGGTTTAAAAAACCCATAAAAACTGAAATCATTCCAGCGACAGTATTCTACAAGGCAGAAGAATATCATCAGGATTATTACAAGAATAACCCAGTAAGGTACAAATTCTACAGGTTCAATTCTGGCAGGGATCAGTTTCTTGAAAAAATATGGAAAAAGGAGCCTGGGGCTTCTTCTTCAAGCACGAACGGCGCCTTCATCAGGCCAAGTGATGAAGAACTGAAAAAAATACTGACTCCCCTTCAGTTCCACGTAATCCGTGAAAACGGAACGGAAAAACCTTTTGAAAATGAATTTTGGAACAACAAAGAGGAGGGCCTTTATGTTGATATTGTTTCAGGAGAACCTCTTTTCAGTTCCGCAGATAAATTTGATTCCGGAACTGGTTGGCCAAGCTTCACCAAAGCAGTTAATCCGAATAATATTATAGAAAAAACTGACAAATCTATATTCATGACCAGAACCGAAGTAAGAAGCAGGAAAGCGGATTCACACCTTGGTCATGTATTCAATGACGGCCCAAAGCCTAAAGGGTTAAGGTACTGCATAAACTCAGCCTCAATGAAATTCATTCCAAAAGCGGATATGGGAAAGCTGGGGTATGGAGATTATTGA
- a CDS encoding type IV pilin protein, producing the protein MESSAYFLKNKNGFTLIEVMVVVAIIGSLAAIAIVNMINYRNKTYCPLAENDAQNAKAALSAYFSIPAHTTLPSSTDLKVAFNNGAPNVIISGDPDTSITIDVTDSTNRCPRGDVFTIHMGGGSGVVGWH; encoded by the coding sequence ATGGAATCCAGTGCTTATTTTTTAAAAAACAAGAATGGATTTACTCTGATAGAAGTAATGGTGGTTGTTGCAATTATTGGAAGTCTCGCTGCCATTGCCATTGTAAATATGATAAACTATAGAAATAAAACTTATTGCCCTTTGGCTGAAAATGACGCCCAAAATGCAAAAGCTGCACTATCTGCTTATTTTTCAATCCCAGCCCACACTACCCTCCCTTCATCAACAGACCTTAAGGTCGCCTTTAACAATGGGGCTCCAAACGTGATAATAAGTGGCGATCCGGACACATCAATCACAATTGACGTAACAGACAGCACAAACAGATGCCCGCGGGGAGATGTTTTTACAATTCATATGGGCGGCGGTTCCGGCGTTGTTGGATGGCATTGA
- the cmoA gene encoding carboxy-S-adenosyl-L-methionine synthase CmoA — protein MKEKKTDKIYFSPLDQIAPFEFDENVVNVFDDMINRSVPFYGEIVRRQAQLAAHFYMNNTVIFDLGCSHGNFGIALASEMGQRDFRIKAIDNSEPMVIKYRDRLSKSGLSEKISVECSDIRDSDLKNASAVVMNLTLQFLPVADRSDFIKRIHEALIPGGIFLITEKIHHKDEFLDDLEQVFYYRFKKENGYSELEISQKREALENVLVPDTLEQHMARFEAAGFKNIAIWHKWFNFCSFICVK, from the coding sequence ATGAAAGAAAAAAAAACGGACAAAATATATTTTTCACCCCTTGATCAAATTGCTCCTTTTGAGTTTGATGAAAATGTGGTGAATGTTTTTGATGATATGATCAACAGATCTGTGCCTTTTTACGGTGAAATTGTCAGACGCCAGGCCCAGCTTGCCGCTCACTTTTATATGAATAATACGGTGATTTTTGACCTCGGATGCTCACACGGTAATTTTGGCATTGCACTGGCTTCTGAAATGGGACAAAGGGATTTTCGAATAAAAGCCATAGACAATTCAGAACCCATGGTCATCAAATACAGAGACAGGCTCAGCAAATCGGGCCTATCTGAAAAGATATCAGTGGAATGCTCGGACATCAGGGATAGCGATTTAAAAAACGCCTCCGCAGTGGTAATGAATCTGACTCTTCAGTTCCTTCCTGTGGCTGACAGATCAGATTTTATTAAAAGAATCCACGAGGCTCTTATTCCCGGGGGAATATTTCTGATCACAGAAAAAATTCATCATAAAGACGAATTTCTTGATGATCTGGAGCAAGTGTTCTACTACAGGTTCAAAAAAGAAAATGGTTACTCTGAACTTGAGATAAGCCAAAAAAGAGAAGCCCTTGAAAACGTGCTTGTGCCGGATACGCTTGAACAGCATATGGCAAGATTTGAAGCTGCAGGATTCAAAAATATCGCAATATGGCACAAATGGTTTAATTTCTGCTCTTTCATCTGCGTAAAATAA